AGATCATGAATTACGCAATTGGAGGTAAAGTTGATGAAAAGTACGAAAACGAAAAATGAAAACAGACTGACTATAATGCTCAAAGATTTTATAAAAACGAACGGCGGTATCCTTATCGCTCTGGCGGCAATGTTTCTTTTCTTATCTTTTGCAAACCAATACTTTTTCACTTCTAATAATATGGCCAACCTTTTTAATTATTTTACTACGAATTGTGTGCTGGCTATGTGTATGATGTGTGTGCTCATCACAGGGGAGATCGATCTGTCTATCAGTTCTTTCGTAGCTTTGAGCGGTATTGTGCTCTGTGTTTTCCTGAACCGGGGAATGTCTTTTGGCATATCTTTACTGCTGACCATATTGATCGGCGCCCTGGTGGGGATCCTGACAGGCACGGTCATAGCATTTTCAGGAATGCCGTCTTTTATCGTTACATTGGCGATGCAGGGGGTGATCAGAGGCTCTGCATACATAATAAGCGCCGGAGAGAGGATCTCATCGGCGGATGAATGGCTTTTTAATCTGACGAGTAAAAGATATCTTGGTGTTCCCCTCCCGACTATTATCATACTCGTCATTGCGGTTCTGCTTGGACTCCTATTGTACCGGACTTCCTTTGGGAAGCATATGTACGCCGCCGGCGGCAACCGGGAGGCCGCCATCTATTCCGGAATCAATGTAAAGAAGATCGTGATCGTCACGTTTGCCATATCGGGCGCATTGGCCTGTCTCGCAGGCTCCTTTGTTGCTTCCCGGGTGACATCGGGGCAGCCGTCCGCAGGGGCGGGATATGAAGGAGACGCGGTTGCCGCGGCAGTATTGGGCGGCACGGCATTTACCGGGGGGAGAGGGACTGTTTCCGGCGTCATAATCGGAGCGCTGGTGATCGGTACACTGACAAACGGAATGAATCTGCTGGAGATCAACGCTTATTGGCAGCAGATATGCAAAGGGCTGATCATTATGCTGGCAGTTATGATAGACACTGTAAAACAAAGACGCAGTAATTAATTGGAGGAGGAAATGACATGACAGACCATTTAAAAAACAGAGCGGCACAGCACAAATTTATTTTAGGAGTGAGTGCGGGGATACCGCTGACTGCTAAAATAGCGCATGGTGCGGGAGCTGACTTTATCGTTACACATAAAGAGGAGATATTTGGCGCCGACGGCAGAATGCCGGTAATAGCCAGGACAGGTTATGGCGGCAACTGCAATGAGATCATAATGGAGCAGGCTGACAGATATGTGTCAGCTGCGGGGGATACGCCCGTCTTTGCAGGCATAGGTCCGGCAGAACCATATACAAATGTAGATCGTTTTACAGAAAAGCTCCTGGAAAAGGGAGTTACCGGCATTACAAACTATCCTACGGCAGGGGGATGGGTCGGCTCCTATGGAAACGGCATACAGATGGCGGGAGTCGGCTATTCCCTGGAAGTAGATTATCTCAGAAGATGGAGCAGAAAAGGTGTTCCCGCCATCGGATATTGCTTTAATACGGAGCAGATAAAACAGATGACAGATGCAGGTGTAGAAATATTGAGTCTTTATATTCCGAGAACTGAAAAAGAAACGCACGGGTGGGACGATGCCCCTTCGGCGGAAAAAGCGGCGGAGGCGGCGGCAGAATTAGTTGAGACAGCCAGAAGAGAGAATAAAAACAGTGTCATATTGTGCAGCGGAGGTACGATCCGTCGGATCTCAGATATACATAATTACCTTAAGAGCGCCGCGGCTGACGGGTATATCTGTGATGAGTCAGTAGAATGTGCGGCGATAGACAGAGCGGTTTCGGAGACGGTAGGCGGATACAGAAGACTGGAGACCTGCCTGCGGCGTGAAGGAGGACAGAGATGAAAAGATATTCAAGAGAAGAAATCATGGATCATTTACAGCAAAGAATAAAAAACCGGGAGCCGATAATAGCCTGCGGCGCCGGCACAGGACTATACGCCAGGGCGGCAGAACGGGAAAATGCAGACTTCATTCTGGCGGGGGCAAGATCCAAAGCACTCGTAAATGGTCTGGCCGCAGAAGAGTGTGTATTTCCTTTTCACGATGTAAATGAGGTATCCTGTGAACTTGCAAAACATCTGCTTCCTGTGATAAACAGAACTCCTGTGATAGCGGGGATTGGGGCTTACAATCCATATCTGGATGCAGGGCGGCTCATACATAATATAAAAAAACTTGGATACAGCGGTGTGATCAACAGTCCGGGCAGCGGCGCGTACGCAGTCCAGCTTAAGCAGAACTGCTTTCAGAAGGAAATAGAGCTGATCGTTAAGGCAAGGGAAGAAAATGTTTTTTCCATGGCGGTGGTGAGAACGACAAAAGATATTGCATGTATGTGCGAGGCAGGAGCGGATGTGATCGTAATTCAATGTCAGGAAACGGCAGAGGACTGTGAAGAATATATAAGTTACCAGAGCCGGCTTGCCAGAAGCGCATATGAACTCAGTAAAGAACTCATTGTACTTGCGGATATTGGTAATCTGACAAATGAGAAAGAAATACAGAGGCTGTTAACGGAGACGAAGGCGGCAGGAATCGTCAGCGAGGAGGCGGTGGAGAGTCTGGCAGTGCAGAAAGAAATGTCAAAAGTGCTGAGGGAAATCATGAATGTTCAGTAGAAAGTGAGGAAAATGTGTATGGGAAGTAAATTTACCAGACAGGAAGTCTTAGACAGATTAAATAGAAAGAGAGCAGAGAAAAAACCGATAATCATCGGGGCGGGAGGCGTTGGGCTGATTGCCAAAGCCGCGGATAAAGCAGGAATAGACATTATAATGTCATACTGCACAGGACCTGTCAGGATGAACGGCAATGCGGGGCAGCTGGGGTATATGCAGTATGTCGACTGTAACGGGATCTCTCTTGAGATGGGACACAAGATAATCGGCCGTGTAAAAGACACTCCGATGGTGGCAGGGATCGGAGTGGGCGATCCATACAGGGATATAGACGATCTCATCGATGAACTGACCGGCATCGGATATTCCGGGATCACAAACGTTCCGACACTGGGAGGTCATTCCGGCGCGCTGCGCAAGAGCATGGAGAGGGAAGGAATCGGATTTAACGGTGAGGTAAAGCTTATACAGAAATGCCGCGGTAAAAATATATTTACGATCGCTTATGCATTTGACGAAGAGCAGGTAAAAGCTATGGTACAGGCCGGGACGGACATTATATGTCCCCACGTAGGCGTCACACGTGATAAAGCATTTGATTTCAATGTACTTACAGTAGAGCAGGCGGCGGAAAAGATCAATCGTCTCTATGACGTGGCTGTAAAAGAAAACCCTGATGTGATCGTGGCATGCCATGGCGGGCCATTTGCAGATCCGGAGTCGGTGCAGAAAGGCTTCAGACTCACAAAAGCGGATGCCTTCGTAGGGGCGTCCACAGTGGAGCGGATACCGACGGAGGAAGCGATCTATGAGGTTGTAAAAGAATTTAGTTCACTGACGCTTGGGAAATAGCAGAGAGGATTGCGGATGGAGACAATAGCAGTGATCGGAGCTTTTGATACGAAGGGAACGGAATTTGAATATCTGCGGAAAAAAATAGAAGAATATGGCGCCGGCACTCTTATGATAGATGTCGGAGTGCTGGGGGAGCCTGAGTTTTGCCCGGATGTTGCGGCGGCGGAGGTGGCTTATTTATCCGGGGAGAAACTGGAAAGTCTCAGAAGACAGAGGAACCGGAAAAAGGCTAATGATGCTATGATACGCGGTATAAAGGCCCTGGTTAAAAAGCTGTATAAAGAAAATAGGATTCAAGGTGCAGTCTCTATGGGAGGCGGTCAGGGGACACATGTGGCTGCCGCTGCAATGTCTGTTCTGCCGGCCGGGTTTCCGAAAGTGATTCTCTCGACCGTGGCAACCGTGCCGCACGCACAGTCTCACTTTGAAAATATAAACGATACGATGGTAATGAATTCTCTTGTGGATATACAAGGGCTCAATTACCTTTTGCGGACTGTCATCCGGGAAACGGCGGCAGCCATTGCCGGGCTGGCCAGACATGCAGAAGAACCTTGTAAGACAGAAAAAGAAAAACGTATTGCCATGTCCATGTTCGGGATAACGACGCCGTGCGTAAGCCGAATACAAAAAAGGCTGGAAAAGAGCGGCTGCGAAGTCCTTGTATTTCACACGACGGGAATGGGCGGCCGGCTGATGGAAAAGACGATCCAGGAAGGCCATATCGACGGAGTCGTCGACGTGACGCTTGGGGAGATAACATCAGATGTCTTCGGACTCCCGGGCGGAGCGGGCAAAGAACGGCTCTGCGCCGCGGGAAAAAAGGGAATTCCACAAATTGTGATTCCGGGCGCTATGGATGTGCTGAATTTTATGCCCCCCGAATCCATGCCCCAGGCATATAAAGACCGCAAATATCTGATGCATAATGAGGACTTAAAAGTGGTGAGGACGAATGCGGAAGAAAACAAGATCCTGGGGGAAGAGACAGCCAGAAGACTGAACAGTTCATCCGGGAAAACAGCGGTTATTTTTCCGCTCAGAGGGCTGTCTTCCAATGATCAGGAAGGAAAAGAGTTTTATTCACCGGAAGCCGACCGGGAGTTATTTGATGCCATTAGAACAAATCTGAAGCCGGGAATAAGAGTCATAGAGTTGGACTGTCATATAAATGATCCTGAATTTGCCGACTTTATCGCTGATTTTATGGTGGAGGAAATGCTATGAAACAAATGGAAAGGAAAGAGATCCTGAAGCGGCTCACTCTAAAAATAAAGGCCGGGAAACCGGTCATTGCCGGAGGCGCAGGCCTCGGCATCGTCGCCAAAATGCAGGAAACGGCCGGAATAGACATGATCATGGCGTACAATACAGGCCCTTACCGTATGGATGGTGTACCGTCCTTTGTCGGTCATATGCCGTACGGGAACTGCAACCGTGTAACCTTAGAGCTGGTTGATATACTGGCGAACCGTCTGACGGACACTCCTGTCATCGCCGGGGCAGGCGCAGGCGATCCGTTTCTGGATATACCGTATCATATTGAAACGCTGTGCCGCCGCGGAGCGTCCGGAATAACAAACGTGCCCACCGTGGGAGGGAAGAAAGCAGGAGCACTTAAGGGACCTGTGAGGGACGATATGGAATGGAACGGATTCGGATTTAAAAGAGAAGCCGAGATGATCCGGTACTGCAGAAAAAGAGACATTTTCAGTGTTGCTTATGCATTTGACGAAGAGCAGGTGAGAACGCTTGTACAGGCAGGGACAGATATTATAGCGCCCCATGTCGGCGGGACGGCAGGAGGCATGACCGGATTTGAAGCCGTATCCGTCGAGGAGGCGGCAGATAAGATCCAACGCATGTATATGGCGGCGGTGCAGGAGAATCCGGATATTATCGTTTTATGCCATGGGGGTCCGCTCAAAGACGCAAAAACAGTGGAAGAGTGTATGAAACTTACAGACATACACGGATTTATCGGAACGTCGGCGCTGGAAAGAATACCTGTTGAAAATGAACTGACTAAGATCGTCAGCGCATTTAAAGCGACACATCTGCGGTGAGGAGGACATATATGAGACAGTATGCAAGAGAGGAACTTATACAGTCATTACAAAGTAAGATCAGAAAGAAGGAACCGGTCATAGCAAGCGGAGCAGGAGCGGGGATCGTTGCATCGGCCGGTGAAAAGGCCGGCCTGGATCTGCTCATCATATATAGCACAGGACTGTTCCGTCAGGCCGGAGCACCGCTTCTGACTACGATGCTGCCCTACGGCAACTGTAATGATATCGTTTCTGCACTTGGCAAAAAAGTGATTTTCCGGACCGTGGACATACCTGTTATCGGAGCGATCGGGGCGGCGGACCCTTTCAAAAGCTGGGATCTGATCATTGACGGACTGCAGGAGACAGGGTTCTCCGGTATGATCAATTATCCCGTGTTTACAGGAATCGACGGTTTTGCCGATGATTTGGAGGATTCCGGGATCGGATTTTCGAGAAATGTAAACTTGATACGAAAATGCAGAGAGCGGGATTTCTTCAGCGCCTCGTTTGCTTTTGAGGAAGCTCAGGCTGAAATGCTGGCGGCTGCAGGGGCAGACATGATTTGCGCCATGGTTGGAGGGACTGCGGGGGGAACAAATGCGATTAAAGAAAACAAAGTGCGCTCCATGGAGGAAAGCTGCAGGATCATACAGAACATTTATGAGGCTGCCACATCAGTAAATCCGGATATCATCGTCACATGCCGCGGCGGTCCGATCGTAGAGCCGAAGGATCTGCAGTGCTGCTTCGATAATACGGATGTACAGGGGTTTATCGGGGGCTCCAGTATCGAACGGATCCCGGTGGAGCGCGCGGTCTTTCATGCAACAGAAGAATTTCTTGGCATTAACGCATAAGTTGGGAGGACGTGGATGGGAAAGCGAAGAATTGATATAAGAAGGAGGATGTCTGAGAGAATAAAAAGGCATCGTCCTGTACAGGGCGTCTGTGTGAGCTGCGGCCTGACAGCCAGGGCAGCTGAAAAAGCGGGAGCAGACTTTCTCGTTACATATGCCGGGGCGATGTTCCGGCGCGAAGGGGTGCCGGCCAGTCTCTGTGAGCTGTGCTATGACGACTGCAATACAGTGACGGAAGAGCTGGGAAGCCACATACTGCCTCGTTTAAAAGATATTCCGCTTATCGGAGGCATCGGGTGTCTGGATCCTTACAGAGACGTTGGACAGTTTATCGATCATCTTATTGCGAAAGGATTTTCAGGCGTGGCAAATCTTCCGAGTATAGGGGACTGGGAAGGCGATTACCGGACAATGCCCGAACAGCTCCATATGGGATATGAAAAAGAGATCGAGCTGATAAGAACGTGCCGCGGGCGGGATATCTTCACCCTTGCCAACTGCTATACAGAAGAACAGGCAGTAAAAATGACCGAGGCCGGAGCGGATATGATCTGCATAGATATGGGCGCTACACAGGGAGGTCTTTTACAGTCGTCCTGTATTGTGACTTGCACAGAGGCTGCTGAAAAGATCAGTAAAATTGCGGATTGTGTACATGCGTGCGGGGAATCTCCGTTTATCCTATTTCACGGGGGACCCTTTGCAGAACCGGTGGATATGAACGTGTGTCTGCAAGGCGGCGCGGTCCACGGTGTATTAAATGGTTCGGCAGCAGAGCGGATACCAGTTGAAAGAGCAGTGATGGATACAGTTGCGCAGGTCGGCGCGCTGCGTCTTTGAATCTGAAAATGGAAAGGAAGCGTAACACATGAAGACAGTTGCAGTTATCGGTGCGCTCGACACGAAGAGTGATGAATTTCTATACTTAAAGACAAGGATCGAACAGGAAGACGTCCGTACCATCATGGTGGACACCGGCATTCTCGGAAGCCCCAAATTCCGCCCGGACATAAGCGCGGCAATGGTGGCCCGTGAGGCAGGGGAGGACCTGGAGGAGATGCGCCGGGAGCAGTCCCGGCAGAAGTCCAACGACACTATGCTGAAAGGGGCGGGTCTCATCATCCGCCGTCTGTACGGCGAAGGGAAGATAGACGGAGCGGTCACGATGGGCGGAGGCCGGGGAACGATCGTAGGGGGAGAAGTGATGCGGAGCCTCCCTGTGGGGTTCCCGAAAGTCTTGGTTTCCACCCAGGCCACAAACAGCTATGCCCAGCATATGTTCGAAGGGATCAATGACACCTTTGTCATCAATTCTCTTGTGGATATCTCCGGTTTGAATGAGATATTGAAGATGGTCATGGATAAGGCGGCGGTCACGATAGCTGCTATGGTGAAAATGGAGCAGGCCGCGCTTAAAAAGACGAGGCCGAGAATCGCCATGAGCATGCTCGGCATCACGACCCCGTGTGTGTCCGCAGTGCAGCGGAGGCTTGAGCAGGCCGGCTTTGAGACGCTCGTTTTTCACAGCAACGGACTTGGCGGAACCTGCATGGAGAAGATGATACGGCAGGGATGGATCGACGGCGCTGCAGATATTACGACGGCGGAACTGACGCCGGGCGAACTGGGAGGCATAGGTTATGCCGGGCCAGAGCGCCTTACCGGGGCGGCCGATATGGGGATCCCGCAGGTCATAGTGCCGGGGGCGATGGATATCATTGACTTTGCGCCGCCGGAGTCTGTCCCGGAAAAGTATTTGAACCGGAGATACGTCATGCACGTCTCTGCGCTGAAAGTCGTGAGGACGTCGGCAGAAGAAAACAGGCATATGGGAAAGCTTATGGCAGAAAAGCTGAATCAGTCCCGGGGAAAAGTTGTGGTGGCCTTTCCGATGAGAGGGCTGTCCGCCAATGATCATGAGGGAGCCGCGTTCTACGACCGGGAGGCAGATATGGCGCTGCTTGAGACGCTGGAGAGAAACTTAAGAGAGGATATACCGGTCTGTAAATATGACTTCCACATCAACGATGAGGCATTTGCGGAGGAAGTGGCAAAACTTGTCCTAAACGTAATGCGGCGGTAAATATATGGAAATAAATGGAAAATTGTTGTAAGATGAATACAGAAAATGACAAGTCGGGGAGAAAGATATGGCGAACAAAAAAAGGAGTCAGTCTCTGTATTTTAAGATCAAAGACGATTTGAAGGAACAGATCATTTCCAGGCAGCTGAAGGCAGATGACCGCATCATGTCAGAGGCGGAGATATGCGAGCATTATAAGGTGAGCAGGATCACGGCGAAGAGGGCGCTGGACGAACTTATGTGGGAAGGTTATATCACGAGGAAACCGGGGAAGGGCAGTTTTGTCACTTACCATGCGATCGAACATCTGCTGAACGGCTTCTACAGTATCAGTGAGGAGATACGCAGAAACGGTCTGATACCGTCGGTAAAGCTTTTGGAGTTCCTCGTCCTCAAGGTGGAAGATACGGTCGTATCGGAGGAACTAAAAGCAAGACTTGGGCTGTCGGGCAGTGACGGTGTGTATTATATAAGAAGACTCAGGCTCGCCAGTGACGAGATCATAGCACTGGAGACGTCCTACATTCCGGCGCAGGATTTCCCGGGTCTTGTAGAGACAGACCTGCAGAGAGGAGCAGCGCTCTATGCAGTGCTGCAGGCGAGATATGGCTGTGAACCGGACAGAAGCCAGGAGTTGTTTTCCGCCCATATGGTGAGCAAGAAGGAAGCGCAGGCGCTCGGCGTCCGCCCGGAATCTGCGGCGCTGAAGGTCGTGAGGATATCCTACGCGGCCGACAGGCCCGTGGAATATACGGAACGGCTCTTCCGGGGCGACACATATACCTATAAGGTAGAACTTAAAAAACACAAGACGGCCGGTGAAAACGAATAGCCGGCCATGTGAGGCAGAGGAGGGGAGTATATCCCTCCTCTGCTTTCTTTATTGGAACGTATACGGCAGAACATTTAAAGAGAAGGAGCAGTGATGGAATATATGAAAACAAATAAAATCGTTATAGGAAACTGGAAAATGAATAAGAGTATCCGGGAATCAGCCGCTTGCGCAAAGGAACTGCTGGACGCAAGGTATGATCTTACTTCTGTTAAAAGTACGGACATCGTATTGACGCCGTCTTTTCTGGCATTAAATGAAGTAAAGAAGGTATGCGCAGGAAGAAACGGCATCTCGCTCGGAGCGCAGGACGTGTACTGGGGGACGGGAAATTACTGCGGCGCTGTCTCAGCCAAAATGCTGTCGGAGGTGTGCAGTTACGCGTTCGCCGGGCATTCCGAGCGGCGGATGCATTTTAATGACACGGATGAGATCGTAAACCGGAAGGTGAAGGCATGTATCGAAGCAGGCATCACGCCGATCTTCTGCATCGGCGAAGATGAAGAGGCAAACAACGCCGGAAAGACGAAAGAAGTTATCAGGCGTCAGATAGAGTCAGGTCTTGCGGGGGTGAGACCGTGTGAGATGGTCGTACTCTATGAGCCGGTGTGGGCTCTGGGCACGGGAAGGACTCCATGTACAGAGGATACAGAGGAAATCATGCGCTTTGTGAGAGAGATTCTTCATGAGCTGTTCGGCGCCGGGGCAGGCAGGGGGATAAGGGCGGTATATGCAGGGAGCGTCCGCCCGGAAAATGCGGCCGCATATGCGCGCCTGCCGCATGTAGACGGAGTGGCCGTCGGTACGGCGAGCCTCAGCGCAGAGAAGCTGGCTGCTATTATCCATGCCGTTGACAGGGCAGTTTGACCGGAAAAAGATCAAGAAAATATAAGCATGCTGAAACAAAAGTGAAATATGCACAAAAAAAGATGTAAAAATATGTGTATTATGTATAAAGCGCATAAGAAAATCGATACTACACAGAAAAATATTGTATATATTAGTAAATTCCGATCCCGTATACTGTAACCATGTCAGATGTGAGGTCACTCACGAGAAAAATATGGAGGAGGAAATGTAATGAAAAAAGAAAGAGTAACAAGATTGCTGGCGGCAGGGCTGGCAGTGATGATGGTTGCAGGAATGGCAACCGGGTGCAGAAAAAGCGACAGTGGTTCTTCTGACGGAGACAAAGACAAAAAAGAGGCGTCCTCAGACGTGCTGATCGGTTCAGCTATCTACAAATTTGACGACACATTTATGACAGGTGTCCGTACAGCCATGACAGATCAGGCAAAAGAGTCCAAAGTAGAACTGGAGCTGGTGGATTCACAGAACAAGCAGGCGACACAGAATGAGCAGGTGGATACATTTATCACCAAAGGTGTCAATGCTCTGGCGATAAACCCGGTAGACCGTACCGCTGCAGCGCCTATCATTGAGAAGGCCAAGGCAAAAGACCTTCCGATCGTATTCCTCAACCGTGAGCCGGAAGAGGCAGACATGCAGAGCTACGATAAGGTATGGTATGTTGGAGCCAAAGCAGAGCAGTCAGGAACACTTTCAGGAGAGATCATTGCCGATTTCTTCAAAGCACATCCGGAAGCAGACAAGAACGGCGACGGAACGATCCAGTACGTAATGCTTCAGGGCGAGCCGGGACATCAGGATGCAACGCTCCGTACAGAATATTCCGTTAAAGCGATCGAAGAAGCAGGATTCAAGACAGAGAAGCTTGCGGCAGATACAGCGATGTGGGATAAGGCAAAGGCAACAGACCTGATGAAAGCATTTATCACAGGCCAGGGACTTGACAAGATCGAAGCAGTTCTCTGCAACAATGACGATATGGCACTCGGCGCTATCGAGGCGCTGAAGGCTGAAGGATACAACAAAGACAGCAGCGACCTTACAAAATACATCCCTGTTGTCGGCGTAGACGCTACAGCGCCGGCTCTTGAAGCCATGAAGGAAGGCTCTCTTCTCGGAACAGTCCTTAACGATGCAGACAACCAGGGCAAGGCTACAGTTAATGTTGCGGTTGCAGCAGTAAACGGAGATGAGATTAACGAAGAAAACGTCGGCTATCCTATAACAGACGGAAAATATGTATGGATCGACTATGTAAAAGTTACAGAAGATAATTACCAGGATTATATGAAATAGCAGCAGCGCGTTGAGCAAATAACCATAGGGGTGGAGTATTCCGCCCCGATTGGTTGTAAAGGAGGAGTGATGACATGGGAGAATATGTACTGGAAATGAACAATATCACGAAAGTGTTTCCAGGTGTCAAGGCTCTTGATAATGTCAGTCTGAAAGTAAGGCCCGGCAGCGTCCACGCTTTGATGGGGGAAAATGGAGCCGGCAAGTCTACGTTGATGAAATGTTTGTTTGGAATCTACCATGAAGATGGCGGAGAGATTATTCTGGATGGAAGACCTGAAAAGATCATGACATCCAAGCAGGCACTCGACCTGGGCGTGTCTATGATTCATCAGGAACTGCATCCGATCCGGTTCAGGCCGGTCATGGAAAATATATGGCTTGGCAGATTCCCGATGAGAGGAATTGCGGTCGATAAAAAGGCCATGATCGAGAAGACGAAAGAGTTGTTTAAAGAAGTAGATCTGGATATAAACCCGGAAGTATTAGCAGGAACGTTATCTGCCTCTAATCTCCAGCTCGTTGAGATTGCAAAGGCAGTTAGTTATAATTCTAAAATCATTATTATGGATGAGCCGACCTCATCTCTGACGGATAACGAGACGCAGCATCTCTTTAAGATCATCCGCCAGCTTCAGGAGAAGGGGTGTGCGATCATCTATATTTCCCACAAAATGGAAGAAATATTAAAGATCGCCGACGAGGTCACCATCATGAGAGACGGACAGTATGTCGGCACATGGGATGCCGGAGAGCTGACGACAGACCTGATCATAAACCGTATGGTAGGAAGGGATATGACAAACCGTTTCCCGCCGAAAGAATACAGCCCTCTAAAGGAGACGGTACTGAAAGTGGAGAAGCTCTCTTCTCCGCTGCCGAAGTCGTTCCAGGATGTCAGCTTTGAACTGAAAAAAGG
This is a stretch of genomic DNA from [Clostridium] hylemonae DSM 15053. It encodes these proteins:
- a CDS encoding ABC transporter permease is translated as MKSTKTKNENRLTIMLKDFIKTNGGILIALAAMFLFLSFANQYFFTSNNMANLFNYFTTNCVLAMCMMCVLITGEIDLSISSFVALSGIVLCVFLNRGMSFGISLLLTILIGALVGILTGTVIAFSGMPSFIVTLAMQGVIRGSAYIISAGERISSADEWLFNLTSKRYLGVPLPTIIILVIAVLLGLLLYRTSFGKHMYAAGGNREAAIYSGINVKKIVIVTFAISGALACLAGSFVASRVTSGQPSAGAGYEGDAVAAAVLGGTAFTGGRGTVSGVIIGALVIGTLTNGMNLLEINAYWQQICKGLIIMLAVMIDTVKQRRSN
- a CDS encoding phosphoenolpyruvate hydrolase family protein, encoding MTDHLKNRAAQHKFILGVSAGIPLTAKIAHGAGADFIVTHKEEIFGADGRMPVIARTGYGGNCNEIIMEQADRYVSAAGDTPVFAGIGPAEPYTNVDRFTEKLLEKGVTGITNYPTAGGWVGSYGNGIQMAGVGYSLEVDYLRRWSRKGVPAIGYCFNTEQIKQMTDAGVEILSLYIPRTEKETHGWDDAPSAEKAAEAAAELVETARRENKNSVILCSGGTIRRISDIHNYLKSAAADGYICDESVECAAIDRAVSETVGGYRRLETCLRREGGQR
- a CDS encoding phosphoenolpyruvate hydrolase family protein encodes the protein MKRYSREEIMDHLQQRIKNREPIIACGAGTGLYARAAERENADFILAGARSKALVNGLAAEECVFPFHDVNEVSCELAKHLLPVINRTPVIAGIGAYNPYLDAGRLIHNIKKLGYSGVINSPGSGAYAVQLKQNCFQKEIELIVKAREENVFSMAVVRTTKDIACMCEAGADVIVIQCQETAEDCEEYISYQSRLARSAYELSKELIVLADIGNLTNEKEIQRLLTETKAAGIVSEEAVESLAVQKEMSKVLREIMNVQ
- a CDS encoding phosphoenolpyruvate hydrolase family protein, with the protein product MGSKFTRQEVLDRLNRKRAEKKPIIIGAGGVGLIAKAADKAGIDIIMSYCTGPVRMNGNAGQLGYMQYVDCNGISLEMGHKIIGRVKDTPMVAGIGVGDPYRDIDDLIDELTGIGYSGITNVPTLGGHSGALRKSMEREGIGFNGEVKLIQKCRGKNIFTIAYAFDEEQVKAMVQAGTDIICPHVGVTRDKAFDFNVLTVEQAAEKINRLYDVAVKENPDVIVACHGGPFADPESVQKGFRLTKADAFVGASTVERIPTEEAIYEVVKEFSSLTLGK
- a CDS encoding Tm-1-like ATP-binding domain-containing protein, whose amino-acid sequence is METIAVIGAFDTKGTEFEYLRKKIEEYGAGTLMIDVGVLGEPEFCPDVAAAEVAYLSGEKLESLRRQRNRKKANDAMIRGIKALVKKLYKENRIQGAVSMGGGQGTHVAAAAMSVLPAGFPKVILSTVATVPHAQSHFENINDTMVMNSLVDIQGLNYLLRTVIRETAAAIAGLARHAEEPCKTEKEKRIAMSMFGITTPCVSRIQKRLEKSGCEVLVFHTTGMGGRLMEKTIQEGHIDGVVDVTLGEITSDVFGLPGGAGKERLCAAGKKGIPQIVIPGAMDVLNFMPPESMPQAYKDRKYLMHNEDLKVVRTNAEENKILGEETARRLNSSSGKTAVIFPLRGLSSNDQEGKEFYSPEADRELFDAIRTNLKPGIRVIELDCHINDPEFADFIADFMVEEML
- a CDS encoding phosphoenolpyruvate hydrolase family protein, with translation MKQMERKEILKRLTLKIKAGKPVIAGGAGLGIVAKMQETAGIDMIMAYNTGPYRMDGVPSFVGHMPYGNCNRVTLELVDILANRLTDTPVIAGAGAGDPFLDIPYHIETLCRRGASGITNVPTVGGKKAGALKGPVRDDMEWNGFGFKREAEMIRYCRKRDIFSVAYAFDEEQVRTLVQAGTDIIAPHVGGTAGGMTGFEAVSVEEAADKIQRMYMAAVQENPDIIVLCHGGPLKDAKTVEECMKLTDIHGFIGTSALERIPVENELTKIVSAFKATHLR
- a CDS encoding phosphoenolpyruvate hydrolase family protein, giving the protein MRQYAREELIQSLQSKIRKKEPVIASGAGAGIVASAGEKAGLDLLIIYSTGLFRQAGAPLLTTMLPYGNCNDIVSALGKKVIFRTVDIPVIGAIGAADPFKSWDLIIDGLQETGFSGMINYPVFTGIDGFADDLEDSGIGFSRNVNLIRKCRERDFFSASFAFEEAQAEMLAAAGADMICAMVGGTAGGTNAIKENKVRSMEESCRIIQNIYEAATSVNPDIIVTCRGGPIVEPKDLQCCFDNTDVQGFIGGSSIERIPVERAVFHATEEFLGINA
- a CDS encoding phosphoenolpyruvate hydrolase family protein, translating into MGKRRIDIRRRMSERIKRHRPVQGVCVSCGLTARAAEKAGADFLVTYAGAMFRREGVPASLCELCYDDCNTVTEELGSHILPRLKDIPLIGGIGCLDPYRDVGQFIDHLIAKGFSGVANLPSIGDWEGDYRTMPEQLHMGYEKEIELIRTCRGRDIFTLANCYTEEQAVKMTEAGADMICIDMGATQGGLLQSSCIVTCTEAAEKISKIADCVHACGESPFILFHGGPFAEPVDMNVCLQGGAVHGVLNGSAAERIPVERAVMDTVAQVGALRL
- a CDS encoding Tm-1-like ATP-binding domain-containing protein, whose amino-acid sequence is MKTVAVIGALDTKSDEFLYLKTRIEQEDVRTIMVDTGILGSPKFRPDISAAMVAREAGEDLEEMRREQSRQKSNDTMLKGAGLIIRRLYGEGKIDGAVTMGGGRGTIVGGEVMRSLPVGFPKVLVSTQATNSYAQHMFEGINDTFVINSLVDISGLNEILKMVMDKAAVTIAAMVKMEQAALKKTRPRIAMSMLGITTPCVSAVQRRLEQAGFETLVFHSNGLGGTCMEKMIRQGWIDGAADITTAELTPGELGGIGYAGPERLTGAADMGIPQVIVPGAMDIIDFAPPESVPEKYLNRRYVMHVSALKVVRTSAEENRHMGKLMAEKLNQSRGKVVVAFPMRGLSANDHEGAAFYDREADMALLETLERNLREDIPVCKYDFHINDEAFAEEVAKLVLNVMRR